One Prinia subflava isolate CZ2003 ecotype Zambia chromosome 9, Cam_Psub_1.2, whole genome shotgun sequence DNA segment encodes these proteins:
- the LOC134554493 gene encoding mutS protein homolog 4-like isoform X4, with the protein MAGAGGRAAASATSGSYTGRGSSTPGVGGRAEQTPHYTLGLLQTPHGSESTGGSSRGGTRPGGSSGEGLAAGRAARSSAVKPAVSERGESYFGDKSSCVENANTLNLTSSSSVRGLNSTCIGKTPLSSGRSGCRSHTSLMGYSVTSSSAVSAHTVASVIVAVVEGRGLARGEVGMASIDLKNPELILSQFADNTTYAKVITKLKILTPLEIIMSNTACDAGNTTKLFNLITEHFKNVTFSTVQRKYFNETKGLEYIEQLCASEFSTIFMEVQSKYYSLAAAAALLKYVEFIQNAVYAPKSLKVRFQGSEKTAMIDSSSAQNLELVINNRDSRNGHTLLGVLNYTKTPGGSRRLRSNILEPLVDAETINTRLDCVQELLQDEELFFGLQAVISKFLDTEQLLSVLVQIPKQDTVKTAESKITNLIYLKHTLELVEPLKAALRSCNTQLLKAYYNSLEDTRFGIILEKITTVINDDTRYTKGCLSMRTQKCYAVKPNISEFLDIARRTYTEIVDDIAGMITQLAEKYSLPMKTSFSSARGFFIQMNADCSTLPNGQLPSEFTKITKMKNTYSFTSADLIKMNERCQESLREIYHMTYLIVCKLLNEIYEHIHCLYKLSDIVSMLDMLLSFAHACTLSDYVRPEFTDTLAIKQGWHPILEKIAMEKPVSNNTYLTEGNNFVIITGPNMSGKSTYLKQIALCQIMAQIGSYVPAEYCSFRIAEQIFTRIGMDDDIETNASTFMKEMKEITYIIQNANDKSLIIIDELGRGTSAEEGIGICYAACEYLLNLKAFTLFATHFLELCHIDALYPNVENYHFEVQHVRSSAGNKEKIAYTYTLSKGYTEEKNYGLKAAEVSSLPSSIILDAKEITNHIAKQILNSTGRKALLR; encoded by the exons ATGGCGGGCGCGGGGGGGCGGGCGGCCGCCTCCGCCACCTCGGGGTCTTACACGGGCCGCGGCTCTTCCACGCCAGGAGTGGGCGGGCGGGCGGAGCAGACGCCCCACTACACCCTGGGGCTTCTGCAGACGCCGCACGGCTCGGAGAGCACCGGGGGCTCCTCCAGAGGCGGGACACGGCCGGGCGGCTCCAGCGGCGAAGGCCTCGCAGCCGGCCGGGCCGCCAGGAGCAGCGCGGTGAAGCCGGCAGTTTCCGAAAGGGGGG AATCATATTTTGGGGACAAAAGTTCTTGTGTAGAAAATGCTAATACTTTGAATCTCACGAGTTCTTCTTCTGTGCGAGGTCTGAATAGCACATGTATAGGGAAAACACCTCTCTCTTCTGGTAGATCTGGTTGCAGAAGCCATACTTCTCTTATGGGATATTCGG TTACATCCTCATCTGCAGTTTCTGCTCATACTGTTGCATCGGTTATTGTAGCTGTAGTGGAAGGAAGAGGCCTTGCCAGAGGTGAAGTAGGAATGGCCAgtatagatttaaaaaatcctgagtTGATACTATCTCAATTTGCAGACAATACTACTTATGCCAAG gttattACTAAACTCAAGATTTTAACACCACTAGAAATAATAATGTCAAACACTGCTTGTGACGCAGGGAACACAACAAAATTGTTCAATCTGATAACAGAACATTTCAAG AATGTGACTTTTTCAACTGTCCAGAGAAAATACTTCAATGAAACAAAGGGTTTGGAGTATATAGAACAATTGTGTGCATCTGAATTTAGCACCATTTTCATGGAAGTCCAATCAAA GTATTACAGtcttgcagctgctgcagctttgctgaaatATGTTGAATTTATTCAAAACGCTGTTTATGCTCCTAAATCACTAAAGGTGCGTTTCCAGGGGAGTGAGAAAACCGCTATGATAGATTCATCATCAGCACAAAATCTTGAACTAGTGATCAATAACAGAGATTCGCG GAATGGTCACACACTCCTTGGTGTTCTAAATTATACTAAAACTCCTGGTGGAAGTCGAAGACTTAGATCCAATATCCTGGAACCTCTAGTTGATGCTGAAACAATTAACACAAGACTGGACTGTGTTCAGGAGTTACTCCAGGATGAGGAGCTCTTTTTTGGTCTTCAAGCAG TTATTTCAAAATTCCTGGATACAGAACAACTACTTTCAGTTTTGGTACAGATTCCAAAGCAGGATACA gTTAAAACTGCTGAATCAAAAATAACTAATTTAATCTACCTGAAGCATACCTTAGAACTTGTGGAGCCTCTAAAA GCTGCTTTAAGAAGCTGCAACACACAGCTGCTAAAGGCTTACTACAATTCTCTTGAAGATACAAG ATTTGGAATTATACTTGAGAAGATTACAACTGTAATTAATGATGATACAAGATACACAAAAGGATGTCTGAGTATGAGGACCCAGAAGTGCTATGCTGTTAAGCCTAACATCAGTGAATTCCTTGACATAGCTCGTAGGACATATACAGAAATTGTTGATGACATAGCAG GTATGATAACGCAACTTGCAGAAAAGTACAGCCTACCAATGAAAACAAGTTTCAGCTCTGCTCGTGGATTTTTTATCCAGATGAATGCTGATTGTTCAACACTACCTAATGGCCAGCTTCCTTCAGAATTTACAAAG ATCAcgaaaatgaaaaacacataCAGCTTCACTTCAgctgatttaataaaaatgaatgaaagatGTCAGGAGTCCCTGAGAGAAATCTATCACATGACCTATTT AATAGTGTGTAAACTACTGAATGAGATCTATGAACACATTCATTGCTTATACAAGCTGTCCGACATTGTGTCTATGCTGGATATGCTGCTTTCGTTTGCCCACGCCTGCACTCTTTCTGATTATG ttCGTCCAGAATTTACCGATACTTTAGCAATCAAGCAGGGATGGCATCCCATTCTTGAAAAGATAGCTATGGAAAAACCTGTGTCTAACAACACATACCTGACAGAGGGCAACAATTTTGTCATTATTACAGGACCAAATATGAGTGGAAAATCAACATACCTGAAACAAATTGCTCTCTGTCAAATTATGGCACAGATTG GTTCTTATGTCCCAGCAGAGTATTGTTCTTTTCGAATCGCAGAGCAGATTTTTACCAGAATAGGTATGGATGATGATATTGAAACAAATGCATCAACATTcatgaaggaaatgaaagag ATAACGTACATCATACAAAATGCTAATGATAAATCTCTCATCATTATTGATGAACTTGGCAGAGGTACCAGTGCCGAAGAAGGTATTGGCATTTGTTATGCTGCCTGTGAATATCTGTTGAACTTAAAG GCATTTACACTGTTTGCTACACATTTCCTGGAACTATGTCATATAGACGCTTTATATCCTAACGTGGAAAACTACCATTTTGAAGTGCAACATGTGagaagcagtgctggaaataaggagaaaattGCTTACACTTACACACTTTCTAAGGGatacacagaggaaaagaactATG GACTAAAAGCTGCAGAAGTGTCCTCCCTACCATCATCCATAATTTTGGATGCAAAGGAAATTACAAATCACATTGCAAAACAAATTTTG aacagcacaggcagaaaagcACTCCTGAGATGA
- the LOC134554493 gene encoding mutS protein homolog 4-like isoform X6 produces MAGAGGRAAASATSGSYTGRGSSTPGVGGRAEQTPHYTLGLLQTPHGSESTGGSSRGGTRPGGSSGEGLAAGRAARSSAVKPAVSERGESYFGDKSSCVENANTLNLTSSSSVRGLNSTCIGKTPLSSGRSGCRSHTSLMGYSVTSSSAVSAHTVASVIVAVVEGRGLARGEVGMASIDLKNPELILSQFADNTTYAKVITKLKILTPLEIIMSNTACDAGNTTKLFNLITEHFKNVTFSTVQRKYFNETKGLEYIEQLCASEFSTIFMEVQSKYYSLAAAAALLKYVEFIQNAVYAPKSLKVRFQGSEKTAMIDSSSAQNLELVINNRDSRNGHTLLGVLNYTKTPGGSRRLRSNILEPLVDAETINTRLDCVQELLQDEELFFGLQAVISKFLDTEQLLSVLVQIPKQDTVKTAESKITNLIYLKHTLELVEPLKAALRSCNTQLLKAYYNSLEDTRFGIILEKITTVINDDTRYTKGCLSMRTQKCYAVKPNISEFLDIARRTYTEIVDDIAGMITQLAEKYSLPMKTSFSSARGFFIQMNADCSTLPNGQLPSEFTKITKMKNTYSFTSADLIKMNERCQESLREIYHMTYLIVCKLLNEIYEHIHCLYKLSDIVSMLDMLLSFAHACTLSDYVRPEFTDTLAIKQGWHPILEKIAMEKPVSNNTYLTEGNNFVIITGPNMSGKSTYLKQIALCQIMAQIGSYVPAEYCSFRIAEQIFTRIGMDDDIETNASTFMKEMKERYQCRRRYWHLLCCL; encoded by the exons ATGGCGGGCGCGGGGGGGCGGGCGGCCGCCTCCGCCACCTCGGGGTCTTACACGGGCCGCGGCTCTTCCACGCCAGGAGTGGGCGGGCGGGCGGAGCAGACGCCCCACTACACCCTGGGGCTTCTGCAGACGCCGCACGGCTCGGAGAGCACCGGGGGCTCCTCCAGAGGCGGGACACGGCCGGGCGGCTCCAGCGGCGAAGGCCTCGCAGCCGGCCGGGCCGCCAGGAGCAGCGCGGTGAAGCCGGCAGTTTCCGAAAGGGGGG AATCATATTTTGGGGACAAAAGTTCTTGTGTAGAAAATGCTAATACTTTGAATCTCACGAGTTCTTCTTCTGTGCGAGGTCTGAATAGCACATGTATAGGGAAAACACCTCTCTCTTCTGGTAGATCTGGTTGCAGAAGCCATACTTCTCTTATGGGATATTCGG TTACATCCTCATCTGCAGTTTCTGCTCATACTGTTGCATCGGTTATTGTAGCTGTAGTGGAAGGAAGAGGCCTTGCCAGAGGTGAAGTAGGAATGGCCAgtatagatttaaaaaatcctgagtTGATACTATCTCAATTTGCAGACAATACTACTTATGCCAAG gttattACTAAACTCAAGATTTTAACACCACTAGAAATAATAATGTCAAACACTGCTTGTGACGCAGGGAACACAACAAAATTGTTCAATCTGATAACAGAACATTTCAAG AATGTGACTTTTTCAACTGTCCAGAGAAAATACTTCAATGAAACAAAGGGTTTGGAGTATATAGAACAATTGTGTGCATCTGAATTTAGCACCATTTTCATGGAAGTCCAATCAAA GTATTACAGtcttgcagctgctgcagctttgctgaaatATGTTGAATTTATTCAAAACGCTGTTTATGCTCCTAAATCACTAAAGGTGCGTTTCCAGGGGAGTGAGAAAACCGCTATGATAGATTCATCATCAGCACAAAATCTTGAACTAGTGATCAATAACAGAGATTCGCG GAATGGTCACACACTCCTTGGTGTTCTAAATTATACTAAAACTCCTGGTGGAAGTCGAAGACTTAGATCCAATATCCTGGAACCTCTAGTTGATGCTGAAACAATTAACACAAGACTGGACTGTGTTCAGGAGTTACTCCAGGATGAGGAGCTCTTTTTTGGTCTTCAAGCAG TTATTTCAAAATTCCTGGATACAGAACAACTACTTTCAGTTTTGGTACAGATTCCAAAGCAGGATACA gTTAAAACTGCTGAATCAAAAATAACTAATTTAATCTACCTGAAGCATACCTTAGAACTTGTGGAGCCTCTAAAA GCTGCTTTAAGAAGCTGCAACACACAGCTGCTAAAGGCTTACTACAATTCTCTTGAAGATACAAG ATTTGGAATTATACTTGAGAAGATTACAACTGTAATTAATGATGATACAAGATACACAAAAGGATGTCTGAGTATGAGGACCCAGAAGTGCTATGCTGTTAAGCCTAACATCAGTGAATTCCTTGACATAGCTCGTAGGACATATACAGAAATTGTTGATGACATAGCAG GTATGATAACGCAACTTGCAGAAAAGTACAGCCTACCAATGAAAACAAGTTTCAGCTCTGCTCGTGGATTTTTTATCCAGATGAATGCTGATTGTTCAACACTACCTAATGGCCAGCTTCCTTCAGAATTTACAAAG ATCAcgaaaatgaaaaacacataCAGCTTCACTTCAgctgatttaataaaaatgaatgaaagatGTCAGGAGTCCCTGAGAGAAATCTATCACATGACCTATTT AATAGTGTGTAAACTACTGAATGAGATCTATGAACACATTCATTGCTTATACAAGCTGTCCGACATTGTGTCTATGCTGGATATGCTGCTTTCGTTTGCCCACGCCTGCACTCTTTCTGATTATG ttCGTCCAGAATTTACCGATACTTTAGCAATCAAGCAGGGATGGCATCCCATTCTTGAAAAGATAGCTATGGAAAAACCTGTGTCTAACAACACATACCTGACAGAGGGCAACAATTTTGTCATTATTACAGGACCAAATATGAGTGGAAAATCAACATACCTGAAACAAATTGCTCTCTGTCAAATTATGGCACAGATTG GTTCTTATGTCCCAGCAGAGTATTGTTCTTTTCGAATCGCAGAGCAGATTTTTACCAGAATAGGTATGGATGATGATATTGAAACAAATGCATCAACATTcatgaaggaaatgaaagag AGGTACCAGTGCCGAAGAAGGTATTGGCATTTGTTATGCTGCCTGTGA